The Candidatus Paceibacterota bacterium genome includes the window TGAAGGCTAGTGATAGGGAAAATATAGTAAGTGTGGCCAAAAAGCTAGAAGTTTATTTTTATATTTCACATGTGTCGGCTCAGACCATCGATAAAATAGGCATTGTTCCGTCTATCAGGCATGCTCTCAAAAATTCTTTAGAAAAAGTTTTAGGAAAATTGAACCTAGAATTTAAAACAAAAAATAAATTAAAAATATTGCTCGATGGGGGACTCAAAGCTCCCACCCATTTTAAAAATCAAAAAACCATCATTCGCGGAGATGACAGTCAGCCTATTATTTCGCTGGCTTCGGTCTTGGCCAAGGTAAACCGAGACAAAAAGATGCAATTGTTAGCCAAAAAATATCCGAAATATGGCTTCGAAAAGCATAAGGGCTATGGCACCAAGGCTCATTATATGGCTCTAAATAAGCACGGAAAGACTCCAATCCATCGTTTGACTTTTATATAGGTATGTGATATTATTGTCTCAGATCAGTAAAGGCTTTATTCGCACTCCATTTGGAGTGCGGGCCTTTGAAAACAATTAAAAAAGCGACCGAAGGTGTCGCTCCCTTGAAAGGAGGGTTTCATTTATGGCTAAGAAAACAGCCAGCGGTGCTCACTTGAGCAAATACGCGGCAAAAAAAGCTGCTCAGGCGACGCAGGTCGCCGGGGTATCTCAACAGCCAGTGGACGTGGTTGGGCAAGACATTGCTCACACGTCCTCATCGACACCGACGACAGCGTCCCGGTCCGACAAAGACCACGCCTGCTTCTCGATCCTCATCGAAAAGCGCCCCGACATCGGGTGGGCGGTGGCCTCGGTCATCGATCTCCGCTTCAACAAGCGCGATCAGATTTGTGAAGTGAAATTCTTCGGGGGGACAAACCGTGAAGCTTTGTGGGAGAACAAAGAGCAGACCCTTCTTCGGGAATCCGAGGAGGAGGGTAAAATCAAGCCCACAAAATTTACCATGGTGTACGAGGAATTTCTCCCATCGAGGAAGGTCGATCAGCGGGACCATATCAAGTACTTCTTCTTGATTGAAGGGTACGAGGGATCCTTCCTCGAGCGCGAGTTTGAAGATCGGGACATGGTGCACATTTTGGCCAAGTGGATCCCGATCAAACAGTTCGCGGCGATGGTATTCAGAAACCATCGCCAGGCATTCAACATGGCGACTCTCCACCTGAGCCGCACCAATCCGGAGTTTCACACAGACAATCCGGATCTGTGAAAAGACAAGAAAGTCTGTAAAGTCCGTCGGGAGGTTCCAATCCTCCCGCCGGGCTTTTTCATTTGCCTTTTCCACTATGTCGTGCTAAATTGTAGCCCTATGGTAAATCATATGCGTCACAATAGAGGTCAGACTGGCAGCCGCCGGTCACACCACGCCATCAAAGGCGCTGGAGTCATCCTCTGTGAAAAATGCGGCCAGCCTCGTCAAAAGCATATTATGTGCATGCAGTGCGGTACTTACAAAGGCAAGGTTATTCTCGACGTAGTGGCCAAAGCTCAGAAAAAAGCCGACAAGAAGAAGGCCTTGGCAGCAGAGGCAAGATAGACAGTAAAGGAAAGATAGGAGATAATGTAAGTGATGCAGATGAGTAGGGTATAGTCAGGTTTGGTTTTCGTTCTTTTTTAAAAAATGGCAAATAGGCACCTTTCACGATCAATCGCTCTCCAATCACTCTTTGAGTGGGATTTTTGTGGTTTGGAGGACTCTGCCATCGAAGAAATTTTTACGCGTAATGCAAACGAGTTCGCTCCCGGTATGGGAGATTTTTCATTTATGAAAAGCTTGGTGGACAACATCATCAAAAAGCGTCCAGAGCTCGACACCATCATAGAAAAAGCAGCGCCCGAATGGCCGCTCGACAAGATTGCGGTAGCCGACAGAAATATTTTACGTATTGGTCTCTACGAGCTGCTTTTCGCGGATAAAAAGGAGGTGCCAGCCAAAGTGGCCATCAACGAGGCTATCGAACTCGCCAAAACTTTCGGCGGCGAGACTTCTGGAAAATTTGTCAACGGCGTGCTCGGTGCCGTCTACAAAGAAATGGGCGAGCCGGGTAAAGATGAAGTCTCGACCAAGAAAAAATTTCGCAAAGATATACCGTACGAAGAGATGCCTATTGAAGTACTCGGAGGGGCGGTGGTCTATGCCCGCGATGGAGAGATGATTTATTTAGCTTTGGTGCATGATGTCTTTGGGCACTGGACCCTTTCAAAAGGTAGACTCGAGGTGGGTGAAGATGTTAAGACTGGAACAATGCGAGAAATCAAAGAAGAGATCGGTCTGGATATTGTTTTGCAAGATGAATTGGCCAAAAACGAATACATAGCCACTCATCCAGAAAAAGGCAAGCTTCGCAAACAGGTCACCTACTTTTTGGGAGAGGCAAAATACGTCGAACTCAAACTCGAATCGTCTGGGGGCCTCGATGATGCCAAATGGTTCAATCTCCAGGAGATCCTTGACCTTAATTTTTATAATGATATTCTGCCGATAGTGACGAAGGCCATCAATATCCTTCTCGCCAAAAAACCCGCAAAATAGGCCCAATTTACTGATTAAATAGCTATGGAATTCAAAGCCTTTCAAAAAAATATAGGGACAACCTTTAAAGATGAGGGACTGCTCAAGCAGGCCTTTATTCATCGTTCTTATTTAAATGAAAATAAAAACTTAAAGCTGGAGCACAATGAACGCTTGGAATTTTTGGGGGACGCCGTGCTTGAGCTAGTGGTGACTGATTATCTTTTCAAAAAATATCCAACCAAGCCGGAAGGTGAACTGACCGCTTTTCGTTCGGCTTTAGTGAATGCCAATACTTTGGCGGCTGCCGCCGAAAAAATTAGAATGAACGATTTTTTGCTTCTTTCAAAAGGAGAAGCCAAAGATACGGGGCGCGCGCGGCTGTACATCCTTGCCAATACGTTTGAGGCCTTGATCGGGGCGGTCTATTTGGATCAGGGCTACGATGCCGCGCGCGACTTTATCGGACGCCAACTTTTTGATTTGATTGACGACATTGTTGAGAAGCGTCTCTTTGTCGATGCTAAGAGTTTTTTCCAGGAACAAGCCCAGGAAAAAATGGGAGCCACCCCAGCCTACAAAACTATTCGCGAAACTGGCCCCGATCACAACAAGCAGTTTACCGTCGGGGTTTTTGTCAATAATGAAAAAATCGTAGAGGGTCTAGGAAAATCTAAACAAGAAGCCGAGCAAGATGCCGCTCAAAAAGCACTCAAGAAGATGGCGTGGTAGAGAAGTCCAGTTTTTTAAAATATGGTACTATTTAGAGATGGAAAAAATACCAGGGTTTCGTATTGTCGGAGGGGCTTCAGAGGAAGAAAAACAAAAAACCAGGACCGAAATCGAGTCACATCTTGTAGATCATATTGCAACCTTGCCTGAGCATGGGAGAAAAGAATTAGAAAAATTGGAATATCCAAAAACAGAAACAGAGGTAAAACTGATAGAGTTTGCTAATGATGAAACAAGTAGATTGAGAGAAGCCTGTGGTTTAGAGGTCTATGATATTCCTTTAGATAATTATCACATTGTTCCTCCGGAGGTATATAAAAAAATTAGTGAGGAGGGTCAGGGTATTGCATTTACCAATTTTGGAAAACAAATAATAGCAATTAATGCCTTTAATTTACGTAGCAACCCCGTTCATTTTGGATCATCCATCCTGCACGAAACCCTTCATTTAAAAGGGCATCTCACTTTTGAAGTAGAAAAGTTAGGTGAAAAAATAAAACAGACCCCTTTTAGAGAGGGTGTTACTGTTTTTCCAGCCCAGAAAAAAGGTTTAAATAGAGAGTATCATGAGCATTTTAGTGGTTTGCATGAGGCAATCGTATCTGAACAAGAAAAAAAATCATTTTCACATATGATGGACCTGCCAATCCTTAAGGAAGAAAAAGACAGATTAAATTCTGCCGAAGCTAAAGAATTAAAAGAAAAAATATCAAAAGAAAGAAAAGTTCCGATTGATGATATCGTCTGGGTCAATCAAAAAGGCGATGACTATGAAGCGGTTGTTTATAGGATGCAACGCAAAGTTTTGAGTTTTATTTGCGAAGAAATTCAAAAGGAATTTCCAGAGGAGTATGAAAATGCTGAACAAGTTTTTAAAGAGTTTCTTAAAGCTCATTTTACTGGGAGGTTACTACCAATTGCTAGATTAGTAGAAAAAACCTTTGGTGAAGGTGGGTTTAGAATGCTTGGAAATATGGGCACAGATAGAGCTAGTGGGGTGCTTTGTTATGAGAGTATGAGAAAGGCGCGACTGAGAGCAATAAAATAAAAAAATTTACAAAAAAACCCTGCAACAAGAACACACGTTGCAAGGTTTTTAATAAAAGGAGATTTCAATCAAGCGGCAATGACACGGAACAAGCTCCCACACATCCAGGTGCGGATGCCCTTTGGGTGGGGGATATCAAGTTCCA containing:
- a CDS encoding ribonuclease HII; translated protein: MKPKQKRAKKIVKKAAKLSQEFLIGIDEVGRGPLAGPVTVCAVAVQAGFDFSVLRELGLRDSKKMKASDRENIVSVAKKLEVYFYISHVSAQTIDKIGIVPSIRHALKNSLEKVLGKLNLEFKTKNKLKILLDGGLKAPTHFKNQKTIIRGDDSQPIISLASVLAKVNRDKKMQLLAKKYPKYGFEKHKGYGTKAHYMALNKHGKTPIHRLTFI
- a CDS encoding NUDIX domain-containing protein, with protein sequence MAKKTASGAHLSKYAAKKAAQATQVAGVSQQPVDVVGQDIAHTSSSTPTTASRSDKDHACFSILIEKRPDIGWAVASVIDLRFNKRDQICEVKFFGGTNREALWENKEQTLLRESEEEGKIKPTKFTMVYEEFLPSRKVDQRDHIKYFFLIEGYEGSFLEREFEDRDMVHILAKWIPIKQFAAMVFRNHRQAFNMATLHLSRTNPEFHTDNPDL
- the rpmF gene encoding 50S ribosomal protein L32, with protein sequence MRHNRGQTGSRRSHHAIKGAGVILCEKCGQPRQKHIMCMQCGTYKGKVILDVVAKAQKKADKKKALAAEAR
- the nusB gene encoding transcription antitermination factor NusB, whose translation is MANRHLSRSIALQSLFEWDFCGLEDSAIEEIFTRNANEFAPGMGDFSFMKSLVDNIIKKRPELDTIIEKAAPEWPLDKIAVADRNILRIGLYELLFADKKEVPAKVAINEAIELAKTFGGETSGKFVNGVLGAVYKEMGEPGKDEVSTKKKFRKDIPYEEMPIEVLGGAVVYARDGEMIYLALVHDVFGHWTLSKGRLEVGEDVKTGTMREIKEEIGLDIVLQDELAKNEYIATHPEKGKLRKQVTYFLGEAKYVELKLESSGGLDDAKWFNLQEILDLNFYNDILPIVTKAINILLAKKPAK
- the rnc gene encoding ribonuclease III gives rise to the protein MEFKAFQKNIGTTFKDEGLLKQAFIHRSYLNENKNLKLEHNERLEFLGDAVLELVVTDYLFKKYPTKPEGELTAFRSALVNANTLAAAAEKIRMNDFLLLSKGEAKDTGRARLYILANTFEALIGAVYLDQGYDAARDFIGRQLFDLIDDIVEKRLFVDAKSFFQEQAQEKMGATPAYKTIRETGPDHNKQFTVGVFVNNEKIVEGLGKSKQEAEQDAAQKALKKMAW